The following proteins are encoded in a genomic region of Roseofilum casamattae BLCC-M143:
- a CDS encoding Uma2 family endonuclease, giving the protein MVRTPVKAETETLFLELPKTLKLYVTPEQFAALAARNRELRLERTARGELIVNPPTGWETGKRNSRISGELYLWWCNAGEPGEVFESSTGLILPNGANLSPDACWVSPERWDGLTGEEKGTFPRVCPDFVVELRSKSDTLKSLQEKMAEYMDNGVRLGWLIDPQHRTVEIYRTGLEVELLSSPTELSGEDVLPGFVLNLPRVWG; this is encoded by the coding sequence ATGGTACGGACACCAGTAAAAGCGGAAACAGAAACTCTGTTCTTGGAGTTACCAAAAACTCTCAAGCTGTATGTCACCCCAGAACAGTTTGCTGCTTTAGCCGCGCGCAATCGAGAGCTGCGACTGGAGAGAACGGCACGAGGAGAATTAATTGTGAATCCACCCACCGGTTGGGAAACGGGAAAACGGAATAGCCGTATTTCTGGAGAGTTGTACTTATGGTGGTGCAATGCTGGCGAACCGGGAGAAGTGTTTGAATCTTCAACTGGATTGATTTTACCCAATGGTGCAAATCTCTCTCCCGATGCCTGTTGGGTAAGTCCGGAGCGCTGGGATGGACTGACGGGGGAGGAAAAGGGAACGTTTCCTCGGGTTTGTCCCGATTTTGTTGTCGAGCTGCGTTCCAAGTCCGATACGCTTAAGTCTTTGCAGGAAAAGATGGCAGAGTATATGGATAATGGGGTCAGATTGGGCTGGTTAATCGATCCGCAACATAGAACGGTGGAAATATATCGAACGGGTTTAGAGGTAGAACTATTGTCAAGTCCGACTGAATTATCGGGCGAGGACGTTCTACCGGGGTTTGTCTTGAATTTGCCTCGAGTTTGGGGTTAA